From Pongo pygmaeus isolate AG05252 chromosome 2, NHGRI_mPonPyg2-v2.0_pri, whole genome shotgun sequence, a single genomic window includes:
- the HES1 gene encoding transcription factor HES-1, producing the protein MPADIMEKNSSSPVAATPASVNTTPDKPKTASEHRKSSKPIMEKRRRARINESLSQLKTLILDALKKDSSRHSKLEKADILEMTVKHLRNLQRAQMTAALSTDPSVLGKYRAGFSECMNEVTRFLSTCEGVNTEVRTRLLGHLANCMTQINAMTYPGQPHPALQAPPPPPPGPGGPQHAPFAPPPPLVPIPGGAAPPPGGAPCKLGSQAGEAAKVFGGFQVVPAPDGQFAFLIPNGAFAHSGPVIPVYTSNSGTSVGPNAVSPSSGPSLTADSMWRPWRN; encoded by the exons atgccaGCTGATATAATGGAGAAAAATTCCTCGTCCCCGGTGGCTGCTACCCCAGCCAGTGTCAACACCACACCGGATAAACCAAAGACAGCATCTGAGCACAGAAAG tCATCAAAGCCTATTATGGAGAAAAGACGAAGAGCAAGAATAAATGAAAGTCTGAGCCAGCTGAAGACACTGATTTTGGATGCTCTGAAGAAAGAT AGCTCGCGGCATTCCAAACTGGAGAAGGCGGACATTCTGGAAATGACAGTGAAGCACCTCCGGAACCTGCAGCGGGCGCAGATGACGG CTGCGCTGAGCACAGACCCAAGTGTGCTGGGGAAGTACCGAGCCGGCTTCAGCGAGTGCATGAACGAGGTGACCCGCTTCCTGTCCACGTGCGAGGGCGTTAATACCGAGGTGCGCACTCGGCTGCTCGGCCACCTGGCCAACTGCATGACCCAGATCAATGCCATGACCTACCCCGGGCAGCCGCACCCCGCCTTGCAGGCGCCGCCACCGCCCCCACCGGGACCCGGCGGCCCCCAGCACGCGCCGTtcgcgccgccgccgcctctcGTGCCCATCCCCGGGGGCGCGGCGCCCCCTCCCGGCGGCGCACCCTGCAAGCTGGGCAGCCAGGCTGGAGAGGCGGCTAAGGTGTTTGGAGGCTTCCAGGTGGTACCGGCTCCCGATGGCCAGTTTGCTTTCCTCATTCCCAACGGGGCCTTCGCGCACAGCGGCCCTGTCATCCCCGTCTACACTAGCAACAGCGGCACCTCCGTGGGCCCCAACGCAGTGTCACCTTCCAGCGGCCCCTCGCTTACGGCGGACTCCATGTGGAGGCCGTGGCGGAACTGA